The Paenibacillus sophorae genome has a segment encoding these proteins:
- a CDS encoding ORF6N domain-containing protein, whose product MENLAINNNVIVRGKTIPHISGGFGIDKRAMLAKHIAEMHKKELKHVNEAINSNRKRFIDGVDVIDVKGLDFAVDLVDREIFTINSINAAKNIYLLSERGYAKLIKIFDDEHSWSVYDQILDEYFDMRESGNIVPIKIPTELEILQATVNFMVEQDKKNLEQDKKIVKIGNKVERLEEEFNKEQVNEGFVSNDNIARRYKLFSTSNKPHFMFVDAIARELRIYNNTIGYKDEFINVRREKIYTGEVGVAVYYSVVAVGLIESYLNENFRLVGDFYKQKDRKGIYKKSTFVIGNVNYNFNETTFNKYKSH is encoded by the coding sequence TTGGAGAATTTAGCTATTAATAATAATGTGATTGTTCGTGGAAAAACAATTCCACATATATCGGGTGGTTTCGGGATAGACAAAAGAGCAATGCTTGCGAAGCATATCGCTGAAATGCACAAGAAAGAACTGAAGCACGTAAATGAAGCAATCAATAGTAACAGAAAAAGATTTATTGACGGTGTAGATGTTATTGATGTGAAAGGATTAGATTTCGCAGTCGATTTGGTCGACCGCGAGATTTTTACAATTAATTCGATTAATGCAGCAAAAAATATCTACCTATTATCTGAAAGAGGATATGCAAAGTTAATAAAGATATTTGATGACGAACATTCATGGTCTGTATATGATCAAATATTAGATGAGTATTTTGACATGAGGGAATCTGGTAATATTGTGCCAATAAAAATCCCTACAGAATTGGAAATTTTACAAGCAACTGTAAACTTCATGGTTGAACAGGATAAGAAGAATTTAGAGCAAGATAAAAAAATAGTTAAAATAGGCAATAAAGTTGAGCGTTTAGAAGAAGAATTTAACAAAGAACAGGTTAATGAAGGATTTGTATCCAATGATAATATCGCACGAAGATACAAGCTGTTCTCTACTAGCAATAAGCCCCACTTTATGTTTGTCGATGCGATTGCCAGAGAATTAAGAATTTACAATAACACTATTGGCTATAAGGATGAGTTCATCAACGTTAGACGAGAAAAGATATATACGGGGGAAGTAGGAGTTGCGGTTTATTATTCAGTTGTAGCCGTAGGCTTGATTGAGAGTTACTTGAACGAGAATTTTAGGTTAGTGGGAGATTTTTATAAACAAAAAGATCGAAAAGGGATTTATAAAAAATCAACATTTGTAATTGGAA